In a genomic window of Streptomyces pristinaespiralis:
- a CDS encoding vitamin B12-dependent ribonucleotide reductase — protein MTETTSGPARGSRAKGSKASKGLRIERVHTTPGVHPYDEVVWERRDVVMTNWRDGSVNFEQRGVEFPDFWSVNAVNIVTSKYFRGAVGTPQRETGLKQLIDRIVKTYRKAGEDYNYFASPADAEIFEHELAYALLHQIFSFNSPVWFNVGTPQPQQVSACFILSVDDSMESILDWYKEEGMIFKGGSGAGLNLSRIRSSKELLSSGGNASGPVSFMRGADASAGTIKSGGATRRAAKMVILDVDHPDIENFIETKVKEEEKIRALRDAGFDMDLGGDDITSVQYQNANNSVRVNDEFMKAVESGGKFGLRARMTGDVIEEVDAKSLFRKMAEAAWACADPGIQYDDTINHWHTCPESGRINGSNPCSEYMHLDNTSCNLASLNLMKFLKDDGKGNQSFDVERFTKVVELVITAMDISICFADFPTQKIGENTRAYRQLGIGYANLGALLMATGHAYDSDGGRALAGAITSLMTGTSYKRSAELAAVVGPYDGYARNAEPHKRVMKQHADANTVAVRMDDLDSPIWAAATEAWQDVIRLGEKNGFRNAQASVIAPTGTIGLAMSCDTTGLEPDLALVKFKKLVGGGSMQIVNGTVPQALRRLGYQPEQIEAIVAHIADHGNVIDAPGLKTEHYEVFDCAMGERSISAMGHVRMMAAIQPWISGALSKTVNLPETATVEDVEEVYFEAWKMGVKALAIYRDNCKVGQPLSAKKKEKEKAEVTQKTEETIRAAVEKVVEYRPVRKRLPKGRPGITTSFTVGGAEGYMTANSYPDDGLGEVFLKMSKQGSTLAGMMDAFSIAVSVGLQYGVPLETYVSKFTNMRFEPAGMTDDPDVRMAQSIVDYIFRRLALDFLPFETRSALGIHSAEERQRHLETGSYEPSLEDDEMDVEALAQSAPRQQESSLKAVAAPQAEIPAPKQAHTSAELVEMQLGISADAPLCFSCGTKMQRAGSCYICEGCGSTSGCS, from the coding sequence ATGACCGAGACGACGAGCGGCCCGGCACGAGGGTCCCGAGCCAAGGGATCCAAGGCGAGCAAGGGCCTGCGTATCGAGCGCGTCCACACCACCCCCGGCGTGCACCCGTACGACGAGGTGGTCTGGGAGCGCCGTGACGTCGTCATGACCAATTGGCGTGACGGCTCGGTGAACTTCGAGCAGCGTGGCGTCGAGTTCCCCGACTTCTGGTCGGTGAACGCGGTCAACATCGTCACCAGCAAGTACTTCCGCGGGGCCGTCGGCACCCCGCAGCGCGAGACCGGTCTCAAGCAGCTCATCGACCGAATCGTGAAGACCTACCGCAAGGCCGGTGAGGACTACAACTACTTCGCCTCGCCCGCCGATGCCGAGATCTTCGAGCACGAGCTGGCGTACGCCCTCCTGCACCAGATCTTCAGCTTCAACTCGCCGGTGTGGTTCAACGTCGGCACGCCCCAGCCGCAGCAGGTCTCGGCCTGCTTCATCCTGTCCGTCGACGACTCCATGGAGTCGATCCTCGACTGGTACAAGGAAGAGGGCATGATCTTCAAGGGCGGCTCCGGCGCCGGCCTGAACCTCTCCCGTATCCGCTCCTCCAAGGAGCTGCTGTCCTCGGGCGGCAACGCCTCCGGTCCGGTCTCCTTCATGCGCGGCGCCGACGCCTCCGCAGGAACGATCAAGTCCGGCGGCGCCACCCGTCGCGCGGCCAAGATGGTCATCCTCGACGTCGACCACCCCGACATCGAGAACTTCATCGAGACCAAGGTGAAGGAAGAGGAGAAGATCCGCGCCCTGCGTGACGCGGGCTTCGACATGGACCTGGGCGGCGACGACATCACGTCCGTCCAGTACCAGAACGCCAACAACTCCGTCCGCGTGAACGACGAGTTCATGAAGGCCGTCGAGTCGGGCGGCAAGTTCGGCCTGCGCGCCCGGATGACCGGCGATGTCATCGAGGAGGTCGACGCCAAGTCGCTCTTCCGCAAGATGGCGGAGGCCGCCTGGGCCTGCGCCGACCCGGGCATCCAGTACGACGACACGATCAACCACTGGCACACCTGCCCCGAGTCCGGCCGCATCAACGGCTCGAACCCGTGCAGCGAGTACATGCACCTGGACAACACCTCGTGCAACCTGGCCTCGCTGAACCTGATGAAGTTCCTGAAGGACGACGGCAAGGGCAACCAGTCCTTCGACGTCGAGCGCTTCACCAAGGTCGTCGAACTGGTCATCACGGCGATGGACATCTCCATCTGCTTCGCCGACTTCCCGACGCAGAAGATCGGCGAGAACACCCGCGCCTACCGCCAGCTCGGCATCGGCTACGCCAACCTCGGCGCGCTCCTGATGGCGACCGGGCACGCGTACGACTCCGACGGCGGCCGTGCGCTCGCCGGCGCCATCACCTCCCTGATGACCGGCACCTCGTACAAGCGCTCCGCCGAGCTCGCCGCTGTCGTCGGCCCGTACGACGGCTACGCCCGCAACGCCGAGCCCCACAAGCGCGTCATGAAGCAGCACGCCGACGCCAACACCGTGGCCGTCCGGATGGACGACCTGGACAGCCCGATCTGGGCCGCTGCCACGGAAGCCTGGCAGGACGTGATCCGCCTCGGGGAGAAGAACGGCTTCCGCAACGCCCAGGCGTCGGTCATCGCCCCGACCGGCACCATCGGTCTCGCGATGTCCTGCGACACCACCGGCCTCGAGCCCGACCTCGCCCTGGTCAAGTTCAAGAAGCTGGTCGGCGGCGGCTCCATGCAGATCGTCAACGGCACGGTTCCGCAGGCCCTGCGCCGCCTCGGCTACCAGCCGGAGCAGATCGAGGCGATCGTCGCCCACATCGCCGACCACGGCAATGTGATCGACGCTCCCGGCCTGAAGACCGAGCACTACGAGGTCTTCGACTGCGCCATGGGCGAGCGTTCCATCTCCGCGATGGGTCACGTCCGCATGATGGCCGCGATCCAGCCGTGGATCTCCGGCGCGCTCTCCAAGACCGTCAACCTGCCGGAGACGGCGACGGTCGAGGACGTCGAAGAGGTCTACTTCGAGGCGTGGAAGATGGGCGTCAAGGCGCTCGCGATCTACCGCGACAACTGCAAGGTCGGCCAGCCCCTCTCCGCGAAGAAGAAGGAGAAGGAGAAGGCCGAGGTCACGCAGAAGACCGAGGAGACCATCCGCGCCGCGGTCGAGAAGGTCGTGGAGTACCGCCCGGTCCGCAAGCGCCTTCCCAAGGGCCGCCCCGGGATCACCACCTCCTTCACGGTGGGCGGCGCCGAGGGTTACATGACCGCCAACTCCTACCCGGACGACGGTCTCGGCGAGGTCTTCCTGAAGATGTCGAAGCAGGGCTCCACCCTCGCCGGCATGATGGACGCCTTCTCGATCGCCGTCTCGGTCGGTCTGCAGTACGGCGTTCCGCTCGAGACCTACGTCTCGAAGTTCACCAACATGCGCTTCGAGCCGGCAGGCATGACGGACGACCCGGACGTGCGGATGGCGCAGTCGATCGTCGACTACATCTTCCGCCGCCTGGCGCTGGACTTCCTGCCCTTCGAGACCCGCTCCGCCCTCGGTATCCACTCCGCGGAGGAGCGCCAGCGTCACCTGGAGACCGGCTCCTACGAGCCGTCGCTCGAGGACGACGAGATGGATGTCGAGGCGCTGGCCCAGTCCGCCCCCCGGCAGCAGGAGTCGTCGCTGAAGGCCGTCGCCGCCCCGCAGGCGGAGATCCCGGCTCCGAAGCAGGCGCACACCTCCGCCGAGCTCGTCGAGATGCAGCTCGGCATCAGCGCCGACGCCCCGCTCTGCTTCTCCTGCGGGACCAAGATGCAGCGCGCCGGATCGTGCTACATCTGCGAGGGCTGCGGCTCGACCAGCGGCTGCAGCTGA
- a CDS encoding ATP-dependent DNA helicase, which yields MTKPSLPELLHAAVTAVGGVERPGQVTMAEAVAEAIDDESHLLVQAGTGTGKSLGYLVPALAHGERVVVATATLALQRQLVERDLPRTVEALHPLLRRRPEFAMLKGRSNYLCLHRLHEGMPQDDDEGLFDQFEAAAPTSKLGKDLLRMRDWADETETGDRDDLTPGVSDRAWNQLSVSSRECLGASKCAYGAECFAEMARERAKLADVVVTNHALLAIDAIEGAPVLPQHEVLIVDEAHELVSRVTGVATGELTPGQVNRAVRRAAKLVNEKAADALQTAAESFEKLMELALPGRLEEIPEDLGYALMALRDAARTVITAIGATRDKSVQDENAVRKQALAAVESVHAVAERISNGSEYDVVWYERHDRFGASLRVAPLSVSGLLREKLFSERSVVLTSATLKLGGDFNGVGASLGLAPEGSGGEDVPQWKGLDVGSPFDYPKQGILYVARHLATPGREGSRGDMMDELAELVEAAGGRTLGLFSSMRAAQAAAEELRGRLDKPILLQGEETLGELIKTFAGDAETCLFGTLSLWQGVDVPGPGCQLVVMDRIPFPRPDDPLMSARQKAVEEAGGNGFMAVAATHAALLMAQGAGRLVRATGDRGVVAVLDPRLANARYGSYLRASLPDFWYTTDRNQVRRSLAAIDAAAKQDGK from the coding sequence ATGACGAAGCCATCCCTCCCCGAGCTCCTCCACGCCGCCGTGACCGCCGTCGGCGGGGTGGAACGGCCAGGCCAGGTCACCATGGCCGAGGCCGTTGCCGAGGCCATCGACGACGAATCCCATCTGCTGGTCCAGGCCGGCACCGGTACCGGCAAGTCGCTCGGCTATCTGGTTCCCGCCCTGGCCCACGGCGAGCGAGTGGTCGTGGCCACGGCGACGCTGGCGCTGCAGCGGCAGCTCGTGGAGCGTGATCTCCCGCGGACGGTCGAGGCACTGCACCCGCTGCTGCGCCGCCGGCCGGAGTTCGCCATGCTCAAGGGGCGTTCGAACTACCTCTGCCTCCACCGTCTGCACGAGGGCATGCCCCAGGACGACGACGAAGGTCTCTTCGACCAGTTCGAGGCGGCGGCGCCCACGAGCAAGCTGGGCAAGGACCTGCTCCGCATGCGCGACTGGGCCGACGAGACGGAGACGGGGGACAGGGACGACCTGACCCCGGGCGTCTCCGACCGGGCCTGGAACCAGCTCTCCGTCTCCTCTCGCGAGTGTCTGGGAGCCTCCAAGTGCGCGTACGGAGCCGAGTGCTTCGCGGAGATGGCGCGTGAGCGGGCCAAGCTCGCGGACGTCGTCGTCACCAACCACGCCCTGCTCGCGATCGACGCCATCGAAGGCGCCCCGGTGCTGCCCCAGCACGAGGTGCTGATCGTCGACGAGGCCCATGAGCTCGTCTCCCGGGTCACGGGGGTCGCCACCGGCGAGCTCACCCCCGGCCAGGTCAACCGCGCCGTGCGGCGCGCCGCCAAGCTCGTCAACGAGAAAGCGGCGGACGCTCTCCAGACGGCCGCCGAGTCCTTCGAGAAGCTCATGGAGCTGGCTCTCCCGGGGCGTCTCGAGGAGATCCCGGAAGATCTCGGTTACGCGCTGATGGCGCTGAGGGACGCGGCCCGCACCGTGATCACCGCGATCGGGGCCACCAGGGACAAGTCGGTCCAGGACGAGAACGCCGTGCGCAAGCAGGCCCTGGCCGCCGTCGAGAGCGTCCACGCCGTCGCCGAGCGGATCAGCAACGGCTCGGAGTACGACGTGGTCTGGTACGAGCGGCACGACCGGTTCGGGGCGTCCCTGCGGGTGGCGCCGCTTTCCGTCTCCGGGCTGCTGCGGGAGAAGCTGTTCTCCGAGCGCTCTGTGGTCCTGACCTCCGCCACGCTCAAGCTCGGCGGCGACTTCAACGGTGTCGGGGCCTCACTGGGCCTTGCGCCCGAAGGCAGCGGGGGAGAGGACGTGCCGCAGTGGAAGGGGCTCGACGTCGGGTCGCCCTTCGACTACCCGAAGCAGGGCATCCTCTACGTCGCACGCCATCTCGCCACGCCGGGACGTGAAGGTTCCAGGGGCGACATGATGGACGAGCTCGCCGAGCTGGTGGAGGCCGCCGGAGGGCGGACGCTCGGTCTGTTCTCCTCGATGCGGGCCGCCCAGGCCGCGGCGGAGGAGCTCCGCGGTCGTCTCGACAAGCCGATCCTGCTGCAGGGCGAGGAGACCCTCGGCGAGTTGATCAAAACGTTCGCCGGGGACGCGGAGACGTGTCTGTTCGGCACGCTCTCGCTCTGGCAGGGCGTGGATGTGCCTGGACCGGGGTGTCAGCTCGTCGTCATGGACCGGATCCCGTTCCCGCGCCCGGACGACCCGCTGATGAGCGCCCGCCAGAAGGCGGTCGAGGAGGCGGGCGGCAACGGATTCATGGCTGTGGCCGCGACCCACGCCGCGCTGCTGATGGCTCAGGGCGCGGGCCGGCTGGTACGTGCCACAGGGGACCGGGGTGTGGTCGCGGTGCTCGATCCGCGGCTGGCGAACGCCCGCTACGGAAGCTACCTGCGCGCCTCGTTGCCCGACTTCTGGTACACGACGGATCGCAATCAGGTACGACGCTCGCTGGCCGCCATCGACGCAGCTGCGAAGCAGGACGGGAAGTAG
- the lexA gene encoding transcriptional repressor LexA, producing MTTTADSATITAQDRSQSRFEPVQAMNDAATTPEGAKPGRSLPGRPPGIRADSSGLTDRQRRVIEVIRDSVQRRGYPPSMREIGQAVGLSSTSSVAHQLMALERKGFLRRDPHRPRAYEVRGSDQPSSQPTDTTGKPAASYVPLVGRIAAGGPILAEESVEDVFPLPRQLVGDGELFVLKVVGDSMIEAAICDGDWVTVRRQPVAENGDIVAAMLDGEATVKRFKRENGHVWLLPHNAAYQPIPGDEATILGKVVAVLRRV from the coding sequence GTGACCACCACCGCCGACAGTGCCACCATCACTGCCCAGGACCGCTCACAGAGCCGATTCGAGCCGGTGCAAGCCATGAATGACGCAGCCACGACCCCGGAGGGGGCCAAGCCCGGCCGCTCGCTGCCCGGCCGACCTCCCGGCATCCGGGCGGACAGCTCCGGGCTCACGGACCGGCAGCGGCGCGTCATCGAGGTGATCCGCGACTCCGTCCAGCGTCGGGGATACCCGCCGTCGATGCGGGAGATCGGCCAGGCGGTCGGACTGTCGAGCACCTCGTCGGTGGCGCACCAGCTCATGGCCTTGGAGCGGAAGGGTTTCCTGCGCAGGGACCCGCACCGTCCCCGGGCGTACGAGGTCCGCGGCTCCGACCAGCCCAGTAGCCAGCCCACGGACACCACCGGCAAGCCCGCCGCCTCGTACGTCCCCCTGGTCGGCCGCATCGCGGCCGGTGGCCCCATCCTCGCCGAGGAGTCCGTCGAGGACGTCTTCCCCCTCCCCCGCCAGCTCGTCGGCGACGGTGAGCTCTTCGTCCTGAAGGTCGTCGGCGACTCGATGATCGAAGCCGCGATCTGCGACGGGGACTGGGTGACCGTGCGACGCCAGCCCGTCGCGGAGAACGGCGACATCGTGGCGGCCATGCTCGACGGCGAGGCCACGGTCAAGCGCTTCAAGCGGGAGAACGGCCATGTCTGGCTCCTCCCCCACAACGCCGCCTACCAGCCCATCCCCGGCGACGAGGCGACCATCCTCGGCAAGGTGGTGGCGGTGCTGCGGCGGGTGTGA
- the nrdR gene encoding transcriptional regulator NrdR, with translation MHCPFCRHPDSRVVDSRTTDDGTAIRRRRQCPDCARRFTTVETASLMVIKRSGVTEPFSRTKVISGVRKACQGRPVTEDALAQLGQRVEEAVRATGSAELTTHDVGLAILGPLQELDLVAYLRFASVYRAFDSLEDFEAAIAELRDGRPPAEEGGGRGAAEVPVPATAAD, from the coding sequence ATGCACTGTCCTTTCTGCAGGCATCCCGACAGTCGAGTCGTCGACAGTCGCACCACCGACGACGGAACGGCGATCCGGCGGCGCCGGCAGTGTCCGGACTGCGCCCGCCGCTTCACGACGGTCGAGACCGCATCACTCATGGTGATCAAGCGCAGCGGCGTGACCGAGCCTTTCAGCCGCACCAAGGTCATCTCCGGCGTGCGCAAGGCGTGCCAGGGCCGTCCGGTCACCGAGGACGCTCTCGCCCAGCTCGGCCAGCGGGTCGAGGAGGCGGTGCGCGCCACCGGCAGCGCCGAACTGACCACCCACGACGTGGGGCTGGCCATACTGGGCCCGCTGCAGGAGCTCGACCTCGTCGCCTACCTGCGCTTCGCGTCCGTCTACCGGGCGTTCGACTCACTCGAAGACTTCGAGGCCGCCATCGCGGAGCTCCGCGACGGGCGGCCTCCTGCTGAGGAGGGCGGGGGTCGCGGGGCCGCAGAGGTCCCCGTGCCCGCCACCGCCGCCGACTGA